The Arachis hypogaea cultivar Tifrunner chromosome 14, arahy.Tifrunner.gnm2.J5K5, whole genome shotgun sequence genome has a segment encoding these proteins:
- the LOC112798146 gene encoding uncharacterized protein isoform X1 produces the protein MSFQHKSLWLPRDSGCFAGENLGYENSSRVEQKRDHQWFMNTGEPETFSNKKQAVEAIGGNPFSGVSHVNVSPWDTNSGFHSVTGQFSDRLFGSDPRRAINLVDKNLLSTGSGSLNVARRDVENQFRNEQSSGLSRSHAIADTSSDPNFGGIRKVKVNQVRDSYNLLPASIGHPYSRADSSTISIGTGHNRNDANISLGSAYNNGNDNIIAMVSGISNTNNNSISMDRPFNKADGSFMLMNQKYGLSMSQPFNRADFVPMDQSYSKGHENFIPTGPTYSKPGENFINISPFYGKGLENLVSMGPTYISTDSNIPPTLTPFETGNSSSFLAGHNYNKGVSGTMPFIAFTSNPESNPSGGITNGYNLLMGDQINPNAEQPVNNTQTANTQIDTTQKNKEKKTKKASSNNFPSNVKSLLSTGIFDGVVVKYVSWSREKSLGAVIKGTGYVCSCDDCKESKCLNAYEFERHAGAKTKHPNNHIYFENGKTVYGVVQELKNTPQEMLFDAIQNVTGTTINEKNFSSWKASYQAATKELQRIYGADEVIITQS, from the exons ATG TCTTTTCAGCATAAAAGCTTATGGCTGCCACGGGATTCTGGCTGCTTTGCTGGAGAAAATTTGGGGTATGAGAATTCTTCCAGAGTTGAACAAAAGCGTGACCATCAGTGGTTTATGAATACAGGTGAACCAGAAACATTCAGCAACAAGAAACAAGCAGTTGAAGCAATTGGTGGTAATCCATTTTCAGGAGTTTCCCATGTGAATGTTTCTCCATGGGACACCAATTCAGGGTTTCACTCTGTCACAGGTCAATTTTCTGACCGGCTCTTTGGATCTGATCCTCGACGGGCAATCAATTTGGTTGATAAAAATCTGCTATCAACTGGAAGTGGAAGTTTGAATGTGGCTAGGAGGGATGTTGAGAATCAATTTCGTAATGAACAATCTTCTGGCTTGTCAAGATCTCATGCCATTGCAGACACTTCATCAGATCCCAATTTTGGTGGCATCAGAAAGGTTAAAGTCAATCAAGTCAGGGATTCTTACAATCTCTTGCCTGCTTCCATAGGGCACCCATATAGTAGGGCAGATAGTAGTACAATTTCAATAGGTACAGGCCACAATAGGAATGATGCGAACATATCGTTGGGATCAGCTTATAATAATGGGAATGACAATATCATTGCAATGGTCAGTGGAATAAGCAACACCAATAACAATTCTATTTCAATGGATCGTCCCTTCAATAAAGCCGATGGGAGTTTTATGCTGATGAACCAGAAGTATGGCTTGTCAATGAGTCAGCCCTTTAACAGGGCAGATTTTGTACCCATGGATCAGTCATATTCAAAGGGGCATGAGAACTTCATACCAACAGGTCCAACTTACAGTAAACCAGGAGAAAATTTCATAAACATCAGTCCTTTCTATGGCAAGGGCCTTGAGAATTTGGTATCCATGGGTCCAACATATATTAGTACCGATTCAAACATCCCACCAACATTGACCCCATTTGAGACTGGAAATTCTAGCTCTTTCCTAGCAGGTCACAACTATAATAAGGGTGTGAGTGGTACCATGCCCTTCATTGCTTTTACTAGTAATCCTGAGTCCAATCCCTCTGGTGGAATCACAAACGGCTATAATCTATTGATGGGCGATCAGATTAATCCAAATGCCGAACAACCTGTAAATAATACTCAAACAGCTAATACTCAAATTGATACTACACAGAAGAACAAagagaagaaaaccaagaaggCTTCATCTAACAACTTCCCTTCAAATGTCAAAAGTTTGTTGTCAACTGGTATTTTTGATGGTGTTGTTGTGAAATATGTTTCATGGTCGCGGGAG AAGAGCCTGGGGGCAGTCATAAAAGGAACTGGGTATGTGTGTTCATGCGATGACTGCAAGGAATCAAAG TGTCTAAATGCATATGAGTTTGAGCGGCATGCTGGTGCCAAGACCAAACACCCTAACAACCACATATACTTTGAGAATGGAAAAACCGTCTATGGTGTGGTTCAAGAGTTGAAAAACACTCCCCAGGAGATGCTCTTTGATGCAATTCAGAATGTCACTGGCACCACCATCAACGAGAAGAACTTTAGTAGTTGGAAAG CATCATATCAAGCTGCTACAAAAGAGCTTCAGCGTATATATGGAGCAGATGAAGTGATCATCACTCAATCCTGA
- the LOC112798146 gene encoding uncharacterized protein isoform X2 codes for MHKSLWLPRDSGCFAGENLGYENSSRVEQKRDHQWFMNTGEPETFSNKKQAVEAIGGNPFSGVSHVNVSPWDTNSGFHSVTGQFSDRLFGSDPRRAINLVDKNLLSTGSGSLNVARRDVENQFRNEQSSGLSRSHAIADTSSDPNFGGIRKVKVNQVRDSYNLLPASIGHPYSRADSSTISIGTGHNRNDANISLGSAYNNGNDNIIAMVSGISNTNNNSISMDRPFNKADGSFMLMNQKYGLSMSQPFNRADFVPMDQSYSKGHENFIPTGPTYSKPGENFINISPFYGKGLENLVSMGPTYISTDSNIPPTLTPFETGNSSSFLAGHNYNKGVSGTMPFIAFTSNPESNPSGGITNGYNLLMGDQINPNAEQPVNNTQTANTQIDTTQKNKEKKTKKASSNNFPSNVKSLLSTGIFDGVVVKYVSWSREKSLGAVIKGTGYVCSCDDCKESKCLNAYEFERHAGAKTKHPNNHIYFENGKTVYGVVQELKNTPQEMLFDAIQNVTGTTINEKNFSSWKASYQAATKELQRIYGADEVIITQS; via the exons ATG CATAAAAGCTTATGGCTGCCACGGGATTCTGGCTGCTTTGCTGGAGAAAATTTGGGGTATGAGAATTCTTCCAGAGTTGAACAAAAGCGTGACCATCAGTGGTTTATGAATACAGGTGAACCAGAAACATTCAGCAACAAGAAACAAGCAGTTGAAGCAATTGGTGGTAATCCATTTTCAGGAGTTTCCCATGTGAATGTTTCTCCATGGGACACCAATTCAGGGTTTCACTCTGTCACAGGTCAATTTTCTGACCGGCTCTTTGGATCTGATCCTCGACGGGCAATCAATTTGGTTGATAAAAATCTGCTATCAACTGGAAGTGGAAGTTTGAATGTGGCTAGGAGGGATGTTGAGAATCAATTTCGTAATGAACAATCTTCTGGCTTGTCAAGATCTCATGCCATTGCAGACACTTCATCAGATCCCAATTTTGGTGGCATCAGAAAGGTTAAAGTCAATCAAGTCAGGGATTCTTACAATCTCTTGCCTGCTTCCATAGGGCACCCATATAGTAGGGCAGATAGTAGTACAATTTCAATAGGTACAGGCCACAATAGGAATGATGCGAACATATCGTTGGGATCAGCTTATAATAATGGGAATGACAATATCATTGCAATGGTCAGTGGAATAAGCAACACCAATAACAATTCTATTTCAATGGATCGTCCCTTCAATAAAGCCGATGGGAGTTTTATGCTGATGAACCAGAAGTATGGCTTGTCAATGAGTCAGCCCTTTAACAGGGCAGATTTTGTACCCATGGATCAGTCATATTCAAAGGGGCATGAGAACTTCATACCAACAGGTCCAACTTACAGTAAACCAGGAGAAAATTTCATAAACATCAGTCCTTTCTATGGCAAGGGCCTTGAGAATTTGGTATCCATGGGTCCAACATATATTAGTACCGATTCAAACATCCCACCAACATTGACCCCATTTGAGACTGGAAATTCTAGCTCTTTCCTAGCAGGTCACAACTATAATAAGGGTGTGAGTGGTACCATGCCCTTCATTGCTTTTACTAGTAATCCTGAGTCCAATCCCTCTGGTGGAATCACAAACGGCTATAATCTATTGATGGGCGATCAGATTAATCCAAATGCCGAACAACCTGTAAATAATACTCAAACAGCTAATACTCAAATTGATACTACACAGAAGAACAAagagaagaaaaccaagaaggCTTCATCTAACAACTTCCCTTCAAATGTCAAAAGTTTGTTGTCAACTGGTATTTTTGATGGTGTTGTTGTGAAATATGTTTCATGGTCGCGGGAG AAGAGCCTGGGGGCAGTCATAAAAGGAACTGGGTATGTGTGTTCATGCGATGACTGCAAGGAATCAAAG TGTCTAAATGCATATGAGTTTGAGCGGCATGCTGGTGCCAAGACCAAACACCCTAACAACCACATATACTTTGAGAATGGAAAAACCGTCTATGGTGTGGTTCAAGAGTTGAAAAACACTCCCCAGGAGATGCTCTTTGATGCAATTCAGAATGTCACTGGCACCACCATCAACGAGAAGAACTTTAGTAGTTGGAAAG CATCATATCAAGCTGCTACAAAAGAGCTTCAGCGTATATATGGAGCAGATGAAGTGATCATCACTCAATCCTGA
- the LOC112798147 gene encoding uncharacterized protein: MAWFRAATVITKRKLLQRSAWNFAPRIQVLSSQQKTFHATNFTPKSQVVAPSKPSPVPLSRLTDSFLYGSSSTYLEELQKAWEADPSSVDESWDIFFRNYIGHDTSRISQVSTKQIQESMSLMLLVRAYQMYGHMIAKLDPLELGQRQIPQELDPANYGFTESDLDREFFLGAWKISGILSENQPVRTLRSILTRLEKAYCGTIGYEYMHIADTEKCNWLRDRIESEETAKFDREHCLVILERLAWSLKYEMFLGTKWSSAKRFGLEGAETLIPGLQEVIDRAADFGAENVVLGTTHRGRVNALGTVVKMPLRRIFCEFNGTLNSPDERGYTGTGDVKHHLGASYDHKTRNSKNVHISLVPNPSHLEAVDPVVEGKTRAKQYFSNDSERIKNISILIHGDGSLPGQGVAYESLHLSALPNYSTGGTVHLVLNNQVAFTTDPDSGRSSQYCTDIAKAFDSPVFHVNGDDMEAVARACQLAAEWRQTFHSDAMVDVVCYRRFGHNEVDEPFLTQPMMYKVIKNHPTALDFYEKKLVESGVVTQEEVDGIHKKINKILNDEFLASKDHVPDRKDWLSANWTGFKSPDQLSPIRNTGVKIETLKKIGKSITTLPDNITPHRAVKKFYEQRVQMLESGEGIDWGFAEALAFATLIAEGNHVRLSGQDVERGTFSHRHAIIHDQQTGVKYCPLDHVNPNQRKEMFTVSNSTLSEYGVMGFEFGYSMENPHSLVMWEAQFGDFANGGQVIIDNFLSSCEAKWLRQNGLVLLLPHGYDGQGPEHSSARLERFLQMSNENPFVIPEMDPKVTKQIQECNWQVVNITTPANYFHVLRRQIHREFRKPLIVMSPKNLLRHKECKSKISEFVDVEGNDEHQESTKFMRLIKDKNNHSQLEEGVRRVILCSGKVYYDLDEERGKINAKDIAICRVEQLCPFPYDLIQQELKRYPNAEIVWCQEEPMNMGAYYYMLPRLWTSMKTLGRGSMEDIKYVGRDPAAATATGFYKIHQKEQSELVHKAMQNQPIHYPF; this comes from the exons ATGGCATGGTTTAGAGCTGCTACTGTTATAACTAAAAGGAAACTTCTTCAAAGAAGTGCATGGAATTTTGCACCAAGAATTCAAGTACTTTCTTCACAACAGAAAACCTTTCATGCCACAAATTTCACACCAAAATCACAAGTTGTTGCTCCTAGTAAGCCAAGCCCTGTGCCTCTTTCAAGGCTCACAGATAGCTTCTTGTATGGAAGCAGCAGCACATACTTGGAGGAGCTTCAAAAGGCATGGGAAGCCGATCCGAGCAGCGTCGACGAGTCGTGGGACATCTTCTTTAGAAACTACATAGGCCATGACACCTCAAGAATCTCTCAGGTTTCAACCAAACAGATTCAAGAGAGCATGAGTTTGATGTTGTTGGTAAGAGCTTATCAAATGTATGGTCACATGATAGCAAAATTAGACCCTTTAGAATTGGGACAAAGACAGATTCCTCAAGAACTTGATCCTGCAAACTATGGCTTCACTGAATCTGATCTTGACAGAGAATTCTTCTTAGGGGCATGGAAGATTTCAGGGATCTTATCCGAGAATCAACCGGTTCGGACCCTTAGGTCCATCCTAACAAGGCTTGAAAAGGCCTATTGTGGCACCATTGGGTATGAATACATGCACATTGCAGACACTGAGAAATGCAATTGGCTAAGAGACAGAATTGAAAGTGAAGAAACTGCGAAATTCGACAGAGAACATTGCTTGGTGATCCTAGAAAGGCTTGCTTGGAGTTTGAAGTATGAGATGTTCCTTGGCACCAAGTGGAGTTCAGCTAAGAGATTCGGCCTAGAAGGCGCCGAAACACTGATTCCAGGCTTGCAGGAAGTGATAGATAGAGCTGCAGATTTCGGAGCTGAAAATGTAGTTTTAGGCACAACACATAGAGGCAGAGTTAATGCTTTAGGCACAGTGGTTAAGATGCCGTTGCGCAGAATCTTCTGCGAATTCAACGGCACCTTAAACTCGCCGGACGAAAGAGGATACACTGGAACTGGTGATGTTAAGCACCATTTAGGTGCCTCTTATGATCATAAAACTCGAAATTCAAAGAATGTGCATATTTCATTAGTACCAAATCCTAGTCACTTAGAAGCAGTGGATCCTGTGGTAGAAGGAAAAACTAGAGCTAAACAATATTTTTCAAATGATTCTGAAAGAATCAAGAACATTAGTATTTTGATTCATGGAGATGGTAGTTTACCAGGACAAGGTGTAGCATATGAAAGTTTGCATCTAAGTGCTCTTCCAAATTATTCTACTGGTGGAACTGTTCATCTAGTCCTCAACAATCAAGTTGCTTTTACAACTGATCCAGATTCTGGAAGATCTTCTCAGTATTGTACTGATATTGCAAAAGCCTTCGATTCGCCGGTTTTCCATGTAAATGGGGATGACATGGAAGCTGTCGCGCGCGCCTGCCAGCTGGCAGCTGAGTGGCGACAGACTTTCCATTCAGATGCTATGGTTGATGTGGTTTGTTATCGCAGATTCGGCCACAATGAAGTTGATGAGCCATTTCTTACACAACCTATGATGTATAAG GTTATTAAGAACCATCCTACAGCTCTAGATTTCTATGAAAAGAAGCTTGTAGAATCAGGAGTAGTGACACAAGAAGAGGTTGATGGAATACACAAGAAGATTAATAAAATCCTCAATGATGAATTCTTGGCCAGCAAAGATCATGTTCCGGATCGAAAGGACTGGCTTTCTGCGAATTGGACCGGATTCAAGTCACCTGATCAACTTTCACCAATTAGAAACACAGG GGTGAAGATAGAGACATTGAAGAAAATTGGCAAGTCAATTACAACTCTACCAGATAATATTACACCTCATAGAGCAGTGAAAAAGTTCTATGAACAAAGGGTTCAGATGCTAGAGAGTGGAGAAGGCATAGATTGGGGTTTTGCAGAAGCACTTGCTTTTGCTACATTGATAGCAGAAGGTAACCATGTTAGGCTGAGTGGTCAAGATGTCGAAAGAGGTACATTCAGTCATCGCCACGCAATAATTCATGATCAACAAACTGGTGTGAAGTATTGTCCTCTTGATCATGTTAATCCaaaccaaagaaaagaaatgttCACAGTAAGCAATAG CACTCTTTCAGAGTATGGTGTAATGGGATTTGAATTTGGTTACTCAATGGAAAATCCACATTCCTTGGTGATGTGGGAAGCTCAGTTTGGTGATTTTGCCAATGGAGGCCAAGTGATCATAGACAATTTCCTGAGCTCCTGCGAGGCGAAGTGGCTTCGCCAAAACGGCCTTGTTCTGTTGCTTCCTCATGGTTATGATGGCCAAGGACCTGAACACTCAAGTGCAAGATTGGAACGTTTTCTTCAG ATGAGTAATGAAAATCCTTTTGTTATACCTGAGATGGATCCAAAGGTTACCAAACAAATCCAAGAATGTAATTGGCAAGTTGTTAATATCACAACTCCTGCTAATTACTTCCATGTTTTGCGACGCCAG ATACATAGGGAATTCAGAAAGCCTCTAATTGTGATGTCCCCTAAGAACCTTTTACGTCACAAGGAATGCAAATCAAAGATATCTGAATTTGTAGATGTTGAAGGaaatgatgaacatcaagagagTACCAAATTTATGCGCCTTATAAAGGACAAGAACAACCATTCTCAATTGGAAGAGGGTGTTAGAAGAGTTATTCTCTGCTCTGGAAAG GTATATTATGATCTTGATGAAGAACGTGGAAAGATCAATGCAAAAGATATTGCAATTTGTAGGGTTGAACAACTTTGTCCCTTTCCATATGATCTCATTCAACAAGAGTTGAAAAGATATCCAA ATGCAGAGATAGTTTGGTGCCAAGAAGAACCAATGAACATGGGAGCATATTATTACATGTTACCACGTCTTTGGACAAGCATGAAAACATTGGGAAGAGGATCCATGGAAGACATCAAATATGTTGGTCGTGACCCAGCTGCAGCCACAGCAACAGGGTTCTATAAGATTCATCAGAAGGAGCAGAGTGAGCTTGTTCACAAAGCCATGCAAAACCAACCAATTCACTATCCATTCTAA
- the LOC112798148 gene encoding uncharacterized protein, whose amino-acid sequence MAWFRAGASIAKHAIRRTLSQSRSSYLVSRARVFPSSQPPPPSQGRGFHTTLFKCKEQAAPVPRAVPLSRLTDSFLDGTSSVYLEELQRAWEADPNSVDESWDNFFRNFVGQAATSPGISGQTIQESMRLLLLVRAYQVNGHMKAKLDPLALEEREIPDDLDPALYGFTEADLDREFFLGVWRMSGFLSENRPVQTLRSILTRLEQAYCGSIGYEYMHIADRNKCNWLREKIETPTPTQYNRERREVIFDRLAWSTLFENFLATKWTSAKRFGLEGGETLIPGMKEMFDRASDLGVESIVIGMAHRGRLNVLGNVVRKPLRQIFCEFSGGHQPEDEVGLYTGTGDVKYHLGTSYDRPTRGGGRIHLSLVANPSHLEAVNPVVVGKTRAKQYYSNDVDRTKNMGILIHGDGSFAGQGVVYETLHLSALPNYTTGGTIHIVFNNQVAFTTDPRSGRSSQYCTDVAKALDAPIFHVNGDDVEAVVHACELAAEWRQTFHSDVVVDLVCYRRFGHNEIDEPSFTQPKMYKVIRSHPSALEIYQKKLLGTGEVTKEDIDRIHKKVTSILNEEFSASKDYIPKRRDWLSAYWLGFKSPEQISRIRNTGVKPEILKNVGKAITTIPENFTPHKAVKRIYEQRAQMIETGEDIDWGFAEALAFATLVVEGNHVRLSGQDVERGTFSHRHAVVHDQTTGEKYCPLDHIVMNQNEEMFTVSNSSLSEFGVLGFELGYSMENPNSLVIWEAQFGDFANGAHVIFDNFLSSGEAKWLRQTGLVVLLPHGYDGQGPEHSSARLERFLQMADDNPYVIPEMDPTLRKQIQECNLQIVNVTTPANFFHVLRRQIHREFRKPLIVMSPKNLLRSKACRSNLSEFDDVQGHPGFDKQGTRFKRLIKDQNDHSDLEEGIRRLVLCSGKVYYELDEHRTKVEAKDVAICRVEQLCPFPYDLVQRELKRYPNAEVVWCQEEPMNMGGYSYVLPRLISSMKAVGKGSYDDVKYVGRAPSAATATGFLKVHQKEQAEIAEKALQREPLNFPY is encoded by the exons ATGGCATGGTTTAGAGCTGGAGCCAGCATTGCAAAGCATGCAATTAGGAGGACCCTTTCTCAGAGTAGATCCTCGTATCTGGTGTCAAGGGCTAGGGTCTTCCCATCatcacaaccaccaccaccatcacaggGTAGAGGATTCCACACCACTCTTTTCAAGTGCAAGGAGCAAGCTGCGCCTGTACCCCGTGCTGTGCCCCTTTCAAGGTTGACCGATAGCTTCTTGGATGGGACAAGCAGCGTGTACTTGGAGGAGCTTCAGAGAGCTTGGGAGGCTGATCCCAACAGTGTTGATGAGTCATGGGACAATTTCTTTAGGAACTTTGTGGGTCAAGCTGCCACATCGCCTGGGATTTCTGGCCAAACAATTCAGGAGAGTATGAGATTGTTGTTGCTGGTGAGGGCATACCAGGTGAATGGCCACATGAAGGCCAAATTGGACCCTTTGGCTTTGGAGGAGAGAGAAATCCCTGATGATTTGGACCCTGCCCTTTACGGTTTTACTGAGGCTGATCTCGATAGGGAATTCTTCTTGGGGGTGTGGAGGATGTCTGGCTTTTTGTCCGAGAATCGTCCTGTGCAAACCCTTAGGTCCATTCTGACACGGCTAGAGCAGGCTTATTGTGGAAGCATTGGATACGAGTATATGCACATTGCAGACCGCAACAAGTGTAATTGGCTAAGGGAGAAGATTGAAACCCCTACCCCTACACAGTATAACCGGGAGCGCCGTGAGGTTATTTTCGATAGGCTTGCTTGGAGTACACTGTTTGAGAACTTCTTAGCCACCAAGTGGACTTCAGCAAAGAGGTTTGGACTTGAAGGAGGTGAGACACTTATTCCAGGCATGAAAGAGATGTTTGATCGCGCTTCTGATCTTGGGGTTGAGAGCATAGTTATAGGAATGGCACATCGTGGAAGACTGAATGTATTGGGTAATGTTGTTCGGAAGCCACTCCGTCAAATCTTTTGTGAGTTTAGTGGTGGTCATCAGCCTGAGGATGAAGTTGGGCTTTACACAGGAACTGGTGATGTTAAGTATCACTTAGGAACGTCTTATGATCGCCCTACACGTGGTGGCGGGAGGATACATTTGTCTTTAGTGGCAAATCCTAGTCACTTGGAAGCTGTCAACCCTGTTGTTGTTGGGAAAACTCGAGCAAAGCAGTACTACTCAAATGATGTGGACCGAACAAAAAACATGGGTATATTGATTCATGGAGATGGTAGTTTTGCTGGACAGGGCGTCGTCTATGAAACCCTGCATCTTAGTGCTCTTCCAAATTATACTACGGGTGGGACTATACATATTGTCTTCAATAATCAAGTTGCATTTACAACTGATCCAAGGTCTGGCAGGTCCTCACAGTATTGCACTGACGTTGCCAAGGCTTTAGATGCTCCTATCTTTCATGTGAATGGTGATGATGTGGAAGCAGTTGTGCATGCCTGTGAACTTGCAGCTGAGTGGCGCCAGACTTTCCATTCAGATGTGGTTGTCGACTTAGTGTGCTACCGTCGATTTGGTCACAATGAGATTGATGAACCATCTTTCACGCAGCCTAAGATGTATAAG GTCATCCGCAGCCATCCTTCAGCACTTGAGATCTATCAGAAGAAGCTACTGGGAACTGGGGAGGTGACAAAAGAGGACATTGATAGAATACACAAAAAAGTCACTTCAATTCTAAATGAAGAATTTTCAGCTAGTAAAGATTACATTCCAAAACGAAGGGATTGGCTTTCGGCGTATTGGCTTGGTTTCAAGTCACCTGAGCAGATTTCACGTATCCGAAATACTGG TGTGAAACCAGAAATTTTGAAGAATGTCGGGAAAGCAATCACAACCATCCCGGAGAATTTCACACCTCATAAAGCAGTGAAGAGGATTTATGAGCAGCGTGCCCAAATGATTGAAACAGGGGAAGATATTGACTGGGGTTTTGCAGAAGCACTTGCTTTTGCTACGTTGGTAGTTGAAGGCAATCATGTTCGATTAAGTGGTCAGGATGTTGAAAGAGGAACTTTCAGTCACCGCCATGCTGTAGTCCATGATCAGACAACAGGGGAGAAATATTGCCCCCTTGACCATATTGTCATGAACCAAAATGAAGAGATGTTCACTGTCAGCAACAG TTCACTTTCCGAGTTTGGTGTTCTTGGATTTGAATTGGGTTACTCCATGGAAAATCCAAATTCACTGGTGATCTGGGAGGCGCAGTTTGGTGATTTTGCTAATGGGGCTCATGTGATATTTGACAATTTCTTGTCTTCTGGTGAGGCTAAGTGGCTCCGTCAGACTGGGCTTGTCGTGTTACTTCCTCATGGTTATGATGGCCAAGGCCCTGAGCATTCAAGTGCCAGATTGGAACGCTTCCTTCAG ATGGCTGATGACAATCCTTATGTTATTCCTGAGATGGATCCAACTCTTCGGAAACAGATTCAGGAGTGCAATTTGCAGATTGTGAATGTCACAACTCCTGCTAACTTCTTCCATGTTTTGCGGAGACAG ATACATAGAGAATTCCGCAAACCTCTCATTGTAATGTCCCCTAAGAACCTGCTTCGTAGTAAGGCTTGCCGATCAAATTTGTCCGAGTTTGATGATGTCCAAGGACACCCAGGTTTTGACAAGCAGGGAACCAGATTTAAGCGCCTCATAAAGGACCAAAATGACCACTCAGACCTTGAGGAGGGTATTAGACGCCTCGTACTTTGTTCTGGAAAG GTTTACTATGAACTTGATGAGCACAGAACAAAGGTTGAGGCAAAGGATGTTGCAATATGTAGGGTGGAACAGCTTTGTCCTTTCCCTTATGACCTTGTCCAAAGAGAGCTTAAACGATATCCTA ATGCTGAGGTTGTCTGGTGTCAAGAAGAACCAATGAACATGGGTGGATACAGTTATGTTCTTCCCCGGCTTATTTCTTCCATGAAAGCCGTCGGCAAGGGAAGCTACGACGATGTCAAGTATGTCGGCCGTGCTCCATCGGCAGCCACTGCCACCGGTTTCCTCAAGGTTCACCAGAAGGAGCAGGCTGAGATCGCCGAGAAAGCCCTTCAACGCGAACCGCTCAATTTCCCATACTAA
- the LOC112798151 gene encoding ras-related protein RABE1c-like isoform X2 produces MAILLVYDVTDEASFNNIRNWIRNIEQHASDNVNKILVGNKADMDESKRAVPTAKGQALADEYGIKFFFETSAKTNMNVEDVFFSIARDIKQRLADTDSKAEPQAIKINQPDQAAGGGQAAQKSACCG; encoded by the exons ATGGCCATTTTGCTTGTTTACGATGTTACTGATGAAGCATCTTTCAACA ATATTAGGAATTGGATTCGCAACATTGAACAACATGCTTCTGACAATGTAAACAAGATCCTTGTTGGTAACAAGGCTGATATGGATGAAAGTAAAAGG GCTGTTCCTACCGCCAAAGGTCAAGCTCTCGCCGATGAGTATGGTATCAAGTTTTTTTTCGAAACT AGTGCAAAGACAAACATGAATGTAGAGGATGTTTTCTTTTCAATAGCTAGAGATATCAAGCAAAGGCTTGCTGACACAGATTCTAAGGCTGAA CCTCAGGCGATCAAGATCAACCAACCGGACCAGGCTGCCGGTGGTGGCCAAGCCGCTCAAAAGTCGGCCTGCTGTGGTTGA
- the LOC112798151 gene encoding ras-related protein RABE1c-like isoform X1, with translation MLMWHIVLSKYINLIQPFIDFKIRTIELDGKRIKLQIWDTAGQERFRTITTAYYHGAMAILLVYDVTDEASFNNIRNWIRNIEQHASDNVNKILVGNKADMDESKRAVPTAKGQALADEYGIKFFFETSAKTNMNVEDVFFSIARDIKQRLADTDSKAEPQAIKINQPDQAAGGGQAAQKSACCG, from the exons ATGTTGATGTGGCATATTGTACtttcaaaatacatcaatttaatACAGCCATT CATTGATTTTAAGATAAGAACCATTGAACTTGACGGTAAACGCATTAAGTTACAAATCTGGGACACAGCCGGTCAGGAGCGATTTCGAACTATTACCACAG CTTATTACCATGGAGCCATGGCCATTTTGCTTGTTTACGATGTTACTGATGAAGCATCTTTCAACA ATATTAGGAATTGGATTCGCAACATTGAACAACATGCTTCTGACAATGTAAACAAGATCCTTGTTGGTAACAAGGCTGATATGGATGAAAGTAAAAGG GCTGTTCCTACCGCCAAAGGTCAAGCTCTCGCCGATGAGTATGGTATCAAGTTTTTTTTCGAAACT AGTGCAAAGACAAACATGAATGTAGAGGATGTTTTCTTTTCAATAGCTAGAGATATCAAGCAAAGGCTTGCTGACACAGATTCTAAGGCTGAA CCTCAGGCGATCAAGATCAACCAACCGGACCAGGCTGCCGGTGGTGGCCAAGCCGCTCAAAAGTCGGCCTGCTGTGGTTGA